The nucleotide sequence CAAAACTACCCTGCATGATCATCAGTAAAGCCTCAGCCATGGAAGAGATCTTCCAGAAACAGCTTGCAAAGCTGCAGATTGATACCATCGACTACTACCTGCTTCATTCCCTGGACGGAAGCAGCTGGGAAAAGATGAAGGATCTGGGTGTCATTGATTTTATGGACAGAATCAGAAAAGAGAAGAAAGTCAGGCATATGGGATTCTCCTTCCATGGAAGAAAAGAAGACTTTATGAAGATCGTCGACGAGTACAACTGGGACTTTACCCAGATTCAGTACAACATCCTGGACGAGCATTTTCAGGCGGGAATCGAAGGCCTGGACTATGCCCACAGCAAAGGGATGGGGGTCATCATCATGGAGCCACTGAGGGGCGGTTCTCTGGTTGGCAAGATTCCCGATGAAGTGCAGAAAATCTACGACATCGCGGAAATCCGGAGGAGTCCCGCCGACTGGGCTTTCCGTTGGATATACAACCACCCGGCAGTCACCATGATCCTCTCGGGGATGAATCGGGACGAACACATTATCGAAAATATCAGAATAGCCGATGAATCTCTCCCCGAGGGAATGACGGATGATGATATAAGCATTGTGGCCGGAGTCCGGGACAGGTATAACCAGCTCCTTCAGGTGGGATGCACCGGATGCGCCTACTGCATGCCCTGTCCGGCGGGCATCGATATCCCCGCCGCCTTCAAGAATCTGAACAACTTTCATATGTTTTCCAAAATGGAATCCAGGTTTTATCATCTCTCCTATCTGGGGGTTCAAACCGCGGATGGCAAGGCTCACTGGACCAGCAGCTGCATCAATTGCGGTCAGTGCGAGAGCAAGTGTCCCCAGAACATCCCGGTGAGAAATGTTTTTAAACAGGTTCAAAAGGATCTGGAGGGGCCAGGAGTCAGAATGCTGGCCTCTGTTGGGCGGACCCTCTTGCCCCGAAAAACAGTCAACCCTCAGAAATCTGGCTAAGTTCCCTGAAATTAGAATTTTCCCTGCCTGATGGTCTCTTTGATTTTATTGAATTTAAAGATTATAAAGTTATTAGTAGGTTCGATGGTCCTTATAGGAGGGATTGATTATGAAAATTCAGGCTGACCTCAGTCTGTTTGAACGGCATCATGCCGTCTTTCTGTACCAGCCCCTGACTCTCCTGACCCAGGCACCCATAGACGAAGAATTCCGATATGGTTCAACAGACTATAACCCGGCCGATGGATTTCTGGATCTGGTGTATTCCTTCGACTTCTGGCGATTTTCCTACCTCTACGATCTTATTGATAATACAGAGGGGTTTTTCCTGAGTCCAGGAATTTCATTTCAAATCAGAAATGCCTCCATAGTTTTCAGAACATCTCTCAATTCTAATGGAAGTGTCCAGGATAATATCGGTCCTGTTCCCATCCTCAAGCTGAGGACCGGATACCGCTGGCACAACAGTCTCTTTGTCATGTTTGAGGGTGACGGCTTTTACGCCAGCAATAAAGGCTTTAATGGAGCAGATTATCCTTTTACCGGATACATCTATGACCTCTCTCTCAGAGGCGGCACCTCTTTGAACAGCTGGTCATCCAGTTTTTTGAATCTGAGATTCCTGGGCGGGGGTGCAGAGGGTACCGATGATAATGATCAGTACACCTATAATGATCTCCACACCCTTTCCCTCACCCTGGGAATGACACTGCATCTGTAAATTCCCTACTTCTTATTCAGAATCTCGGTTTTCTCGATAAATTCTTCCTTGCTTATCTCGCCATTGATATAGCGTTTCTGAAGGATCTCCATGGGAGTTTCACCGCCGACTGACGAGGGAAGGTGGGGCCCTTTTTTAAATATTAAATAGGCAAAACCCAGAACCAAAAGCAAACCAATTCCCATCATTATATAACCTCCGTATTGAAAATGTTCGAAACCAAAAGAACCGCCGTAAAAACAGTTATTAAATCCATGCATATCGCACCTCTATAAATTCAGTGATGCCTTAATAATAGAGAAAAGGTATGAATAAAGTGTGAACGAAATATAGATAAATACAGTTTCAGTAAAACTATTTATTTTTACTGAAGATTCAGTTACCCAAATACCCTAAAAGGGCCAAAAGTCTATTAATCACATCATGGGACAGGTTTTTTAAGGAAATAAACTTTGTATCATAATCCGTGTGATTAAGGTCATTTAAAATTATATCAGACACATTTTTATGGAGCATCTCATGTTTTTCCATCAGGATTATATATTTTTCATTTTGATCCTTAAACTCATTGCTATGACTGTCAAGCCAATGCCCCAGGGAACAGGAATGGTGATCTCCGATTTTAGCAGTATCAATTTTATTATTCCCTTCCATATGATTCTGAATCCGCTCTACCCAGATTTGGTGGGCTCTGATCATATCTATAATTGATGCCTGAT is from Oceanispirochaeta sp. and encodes:
- a CDS encoding aldo/keto reductase, which translates into the protein MQYRSMPKSSDKLSVLGYGCMRLPTFVGGAASSLIDKEKAVHQIRLAIDNGVNYLDTAYPYHMGASESFLGEHILKDGYREKVFVATKLPCMIISKASAMEEIFQKQLAKLQIDTIDYYLLHSLDGSSWEKMKDLGVIDFMDRIRKEKKVRHMGFSFHGRKEDFMKIVDEYNWDFTQIQYNILDEHFQAGIEGLDYAHSKGMGVIIMEPLRGGSLVGKIPDEVQKIYDIAEIRRSPADWAFRWIYNHPAVTMILSGMNRDEHIIENIRIADESLPEGMTDDDISIVAGVRDRYNQLLQVGCTGCAYCMPCPAGIDIPAAFKNLNNFHMFSKMESRFYHLSYLGVQTADGKAHWTSSCINCGQCESKCPQNIPVRNVFKQVQKDLEGPGVRMLASVGRTLLPRKTVNPQKSG